The proteins below are encoded in one region of Pseudoduganella armeniaca:
- a CDS encoding RNA polymerase sigma factor codes for MHMTISDTARATAPHRMIGHAEGDSRPAGLAFVTPQAAAQEQAPAQAQAPTIDVTALYRQHRTHLLRFVQRYLGNQSDAEDVVQNTFVEALRCADRFSGLSKPSTWLFGIALNLARNQGRRNGADRYETVEEDFLEQQVDIHADPALQYEWRQMAGKVERLIDDLPAPIRATFEAVLEGELTYEEAARELQIPIGTVRSRVSRVRAAARLECER; via the coding sequence ATGCACATGACGATCAGCGACACCGCCCGCGCCACCGCGCCCCATCGGATGATCGGCCACGCTGAGGGGGACAGCCGTCCCGCCGGCCTGGCCTTCGTGACGCCGCAGGCGGCGGCGCAGGAACAGGCACCGGCGCAGGCACAAGCGCCGACTATCGACGTGACGGCGCTATACCGCCAGCACCGCACCCACCTGCTGCGCTTCGTGCAGCGCTACCTGGGCAACCAGAGCGATGCCGAGGACGTGGTGCAGAACACCTTCGTCGAGGCGCTGCGCTGCGCCGACCGGTTCTCGGGCTTGTCGAAACCGTCCACCTGGCTGTTTGGCATCGCGCTGAACCTGGCGCGCAACCAGGGCCGCCGCAATGGCGCGGACCGTTACGAAACCGTCGAGGAGGACTTCCTGGAGCAGCAGGTCGACATCCATGCCGACCCGGCGCTGCAGTACGAATGGCGCCAGATGGCGGGCAAGGTCGAGCGCCTGATCGACGACCTGCCGGCGCCGATCCGCGCCACCTTCGAGGCGGTGTTGGAGGGGGAGTTGACGTACGAGGAAGCGGCGCGCGAGCTGCAAATCCCGATCGGGACCGTGCGCTCGCGCGTCTCGCGGGTACGGGCCGCGGCCCGGCTCGAATGCGAGCGTTGA